In the Candidatus Izemoplasmatales bacterium genome, TGATGTTGCCCCACTGGTCCTGACCGCCGATCTGGATCCGGCAGTCCTTCGACGCGAAGAGGTGCTCGAAGTCCCATGCCTGGATGATCTGGTAGCTGAACTCCGTGAAGGATATGCCGCTCTCGATGCGCGACTTCACCGAATCCTTGCTCATCATGTAGGCGACGTTGAAGTTCTTCCCGATGTCGCGGAGGAACTCGATCGCGTTCAGCGAAGACAACCAGTCGTAGTTGTTCACGACGACCGCGTGCGGAAGCAGGCGGCGCACCTGGGATGCGATCCCGGCGGCGTTCTTGAGCGACGTCTCGATTGTGAGCAACGGCCGTTCGGCGTTCTTGAAGCTCGGGTCGCCGATCAGACCCGTGCCGCCGCCGATCACCAGGATCGGACTGTGGCCGGCGTTCTCGAGCCGCTTGGCGACGAGATATGCGAGCAGATGGCCGACGTGCAGGCTGTCCGCCGTCGGGTCCGCGCCGAGATAGAACGTGGATGCGCCCGCGTTCAGAACCTGTTCGAGTTCGGGATCGGTCATGTCGTAGACCAGTCCCCGCCATTTCAGATCTTCCATCAGTTTCATGTGTTTCAACCCCGTTTCATATGTGTTTTGGAAATAAAAATCGCCCTTGCATGCAAGGACGATTTGGACAAACCGCGGTACCACCCTGATTCACTCGAAAGTGCGCTCGGGAAGATAACGGATTCACCGTCTGCGGGCTTCGCAGAGACTCCCAAGCGTATTTCGCGGATTGCGGTCGCCCCGGCTCGCACCTGCCGCCGGGTCTCTTGAAGCGATGTCGCAACGCTACTGGACTTGTTCCTCGTCTTATTTCGTCGTCTGCCGGGTGATGATGTTGTGCGGCAGGACGTTGAACTTGACTTCGTTCACTTCGCCGTCGATCTCGCGCTTGAGCAATCCCATCGCCTTCGCCCCGATCTCGTTGATCGGGATGTCGACGCAGGAAAGCTTCGGCCGGGAGAGGGTGGCGTACTTCGTGTTCTGGAATCCGTAGACGCTGATGTCTTCGGGAATCCGCTTGCCCTTCTCGATCATCGTGTTGATGAAGGAGACGGCGATCGAGTCGCGGACCGCGACGATGCCGTCGACGACGTTCGCGTCGGTCTTGAAGAGTTCGTTGAAGTGGACGGTGTTGATCGAGATGTCGCCGGAGGTGCGGATCACGTTGGGGGTGAGATGCGCCTCCTTGACCGCCTTCAGGTAGCCCTCCTCCTTCAGATCGTTCACCATGTACTTGCGCGCCGTCGTGAGCAGGTAGATGTTCCTGCGGCCTTCCTGGACGAGCCGGCTGGTGATCTCGTAGGCGGCCTTGAAGTAGTCGATGCAGACGGTGACGAGTTTGTTGTCGTACGGATAGAGCGTGTTCGCGAGCACGATCGGAACCTTGTACTCGTCCTGGATCACGTTCAGCATCGCATACTGGGCTTCGTTGATCTCGTCGTTCAGATAGAGGATGCCGTCGACCTGGTTGGCGACGACTTCCTTCAGCATCTCGGCCTCGTCGATCTTCTCGTCCTTCATGACGTAGAGGAGGAGCGAATAGTTGTATTTGCGGGCCTCGACGGCGATGCCGTTCAGCATCTCGGCGACGGAGGCGCGCGACATGTCCGGAACGATCACGGCGACGGTCGTCGACTTCTTCGAGGCCAGTCCCTTGGCGAACGCGTTCGGCTTGTATCCGAGGTCCTTGATCACCTTGAGGACG is a window encoding:
- a CDS encoding LacI family DNA-binding transcriptional regulator, producing MNKATIYNVAYAANVSLATVSRTLNNPQKVKPETRDRVLKVIKDLGYKPNAFAKGLASKKSTTVAVIVPDMSRASVAEMLNGIAVEARKYNYSLLLYVMKDEKIDEAEMLKEVVANQVDGILYLNDEINEAQYAMLNVIQDEYKVPIVLANTLYPYDNKLVTVCIDYFKAAYEITSRLVQEGRRNIYLLTTARKYMVNDLKEEGYLKAVKEAHLTPNVIRTSGDISINTVHFNELFKTDANVVDGIVAVRDSIAVSFINTMIEKGKRIPEDISVYGFQNTKYATLSRPKLSCVDIPINEIGAKAMGLLKREIDGEVNEVKFNVLPHNIITRQTTK